A stretch of Desulfurivibrio alkaliphilus AHT 2 DNA encodes these proteins:
- the sfsA gene encoding DNA/RNA nuclease SfsA, which translates to MRFAQQLIAGRLVRHYKRFLAEVELAEGEIITVHCPNSGSMLGCREPGSPVLLSVAANPKRKYPHTWELVQSDGYWVGINTARTNALVREALEKGVIAELQPIEEIRAEVKVSARSRLDFCLTHPALAASAGQREKRHTYLEVKNCTLVEQGRAMFPDAVTSRGTRHLEELLRLCREGHAAAVLFCVQHGGAQFFTPAAHIDPAYAETLARVAAGGVEILAYRATPTPAGITLDTPLPVHL; encoded by the coding sequence ATGCGCTTTGCCCAGCAGTTGATCGCCGGCCGGCTGGTGCGGCACTACAAACGTTTCCTGGCCGAGGTGGAGTTGGCCGAAGGTGAGATTATCACCGTGCATTGCCCCAATTCAGGCAGCATGCTGGGCTGCCGGGAGCCGGGCAGCCCGGTGCTGCTTTCGGTTGCCGCCAACCCCAAGCGCAAATATCCGCATACCTGGGAGTTGGTGCAAAGTGATGGCTACTGGGTGGGGATCAACACCGCCCGCACCAATGCCCTGGTGCGGGAAGCCTTGGAAAAGGGGGTTATCGCCGAGTTGCAACCCATTGAGGAGATCCGGGCCGAGGTCAAGGTTTCCGCCCGCAGTCGGCTCGATTTTTGCCTGACTCACCCCGCTTTGGCGGCATCTGCCGGTCAGCGCGAAAAACGGCACACCTACCTGGAGGTCAAAAACTGTACCCTGGTGGAGCAGGGTCGGGCCATGTTTCCCGACGCGGTTACCAGCCGGGGGACCAGGCACCTGGAAGAGCTGTTGCGTCTGTGTCGGGAGGGCCATGCCGCGGCGGTGCTTTTTTGCGTGCAGCACGGCGGCGCCCAATTCTTCACCCCGGCGGCCCACATCGACCCCGCCTATGCCGAAACCCTGGCCCGGGTGGCCGCCGGGGGTGTCGAAATATTGGCCTACCGGGCCACGCCAACCCCGGCGGGGATCACCCTGGACACCCCGCTACCGGTGCATCTGTAA
- a CDS encoding complex I subunit 5 family protein: MSALPPPLLIALAVTAPLLAAALLVWPAARSIVRRLAPLTALPALILALTGGEAVLPLPWLLLGGELRLDANGRLFLLFTAWLWLIAAWFAAGYLASDRRGHYFLLFFLLAQAGNFGLILAGDLISFNLFFTLMGLAAYGLVIHRRRPSDLAAGRVYLTLVIIGEVLIFLGLLGVIFTTDGLINLPAAMAGGPPPGSFTFFFLLGFGVKAGMLPVHFWLPLAHPAAPVPASAVLSGAMIKAGLLGWLRFLAPPPPAAAEQATVGGPALPEWGLLCLLLGVAAAFYGAVMGMTRQEPKSVLAWSSISQMGLITAALGLGLSVPELFPRAIETIKLYALHHGLAKGALFLAVALAAYKTNGKLLTLGLLLPALALVGAPLTSGYFAKEQLLALGGAGTVVDPALWEWLLKLSGLATTLLLLRFLALMRQQWRQHNQTDAADTAAAPRTMLLPWGLLVLSGLPLGWYLYLPTASTLLPALGPLLTPGKLTGALLPLLAALALARPLERRWPTRLDTNPRESAPLTLLATTWQAGATFSARAVGKLDQLLQRLWHAITTIWQNPAQRWEKQLTAWPVAGCCSVLLILMLFYLIW, translated from the coding sequence ATGAGCGCCCTGCCGCCACCGTTGCTCATCGCCCTGGCGGTGACCGCGCCGCTGCTGGCCGCCGCCCTGCTGGTCTGGCCGGCGGCGAGAAGTATAGTGCGCCGGCTGGCGCCGCTAACCGCCCTGCCGGCCCTGATCCTGGCGCTGACCGGCGGCGAGGCGGTGCTGCCGCTGCCCTGGTTGCTGCTGGGAGGTGAGTTGCGGTTGGATGCCAACGGTCGGCTCTTCCTGCTCTTTACCGCCTGGCTGTGGCTGATCGCCGCCTGGTTTGCCGCCGGTTACCTGGCCAGCGACCGGCGAGGGCATTACTTTCTGCTCTTTTTTCTGCTGGCCCAGGCCGGCAATTTCGGCCTGATTCTGGCCGGCGACCTGATCAGCTTCAACCTCTTTTTCACCCTCATGGGCCTGGCCGCCTACGGCCTGGTGATTCACCGCCGCCGGCCAAGCGACCTGGCGGCCGGGCGGGTTTACCTGACCCTGGTGATCATCGGCGAGGTGCTGATTTTCCTCGGGCTGCTGGGGGTGATTTTTACCACCGACGGGCTGATCAACCTGCCGGCGGCCATGGCCGGGGGGCCGCCGCCGGGAAGTTTTACCTTCTTTTTCCTGCTTGGTTTCGGGGTTAAAGCCGGGATGCTGCCGGTGCATTTCTGGTTGCCGCTGGCCCACCCCGCCGCGCCGGTGCCGGCCAGCGCCGTGCTGTCCGGGGCCATGATCAAGGCCGGGCTGCTGGGCTGGCTGCGTTTTCTGGCCCCGCCGCCACCCGCCGCAGCGGAGCAGGCCACGGTCGGCGGCCCCGCCCTGCCGGAGTGGGGCCTGCTCTGCCTGCTGCTGGGGGTGGCGGCGGCCTTTTACGGCGCGGTCATGGGGATGACCCGGCAGGAACCCAAAAGTGTGCTGGCCTGGTCCAGCATCAGCCAGATGGGGCTGATCACCGCCGCCCTGGGGTTGGGGCTGAGTGTGCCGGAGCTTTTTCCCCGGGCGATTGAAACCATCAAGCTCTACGCCCTGCATCACGGCCTGGCCAAGGGCGCCCTCTTCCTGGCGGTGGCCCTGGCCGCTTACAAAACCAATGGTAAACTGCTGACCCTGGGACTGCTGTTGCCGGCCCTGGCCTTGGTCGGGGCGCCGTTAACCAGCGGTTATTTCGCCAAAGAGCAGTTGCTGGCCCTGGGCGGAGCCGGGACTGTGGTGGACCCGGCCCTGTGGGAATGGCTGCTGAAACTGAGCGGGCTGGCCACCACCCTGCTGCTGCTGCGCTTCCTGGCTCTGATGCGGCAACAGTGGCGGCAACACAACCAGACCGACGCCGCAGACACCGCCGCCGCTCCCCGGACAATGCTGCTGCCCTGGGGCCTGCTGGTACTCTCCGGCCTGCCCCTGGGATGGTACCTTTACCTGCCCACGGCCTCCACCTTGCTGCCGGCCCTCGGCCCGCTGCTGACGCCGGGCAAACTGACCGGCGCCCTGCTGCCGCTGCTGGCTGCCCTGGCCCTGGCCCGGCCTCTTGAGCGCCGCTGGCCGACCCGACTGGACACCAACCCCCGGGAATCCGCCCCGCTGACGCTGCTGGCCACCACCTGGCAGGCCGGGGCCACCTTTAGCGCCCGGGCGGTGGGCAAACTGGACCAATTGCTGCAACGGCTGTGGCATGCCATCACCACCATCTGGCAAAACCCGGCCCAGCGGTGGGAAAAACAACTCACCGCCTGGCCGGTGGCCGGTTGCTGCTCAGTGCTGCTGATCCTTATGCTGTTCTACCTGATCTGGTAG